In the genome of Lactuca sativa cultivar Salinas chromosome 3, Lsat_Salinas_v11, whole genome shotgun sequence, the window TGCTAGCAAGATTTAATGACGTCAGCCTCACGTCTTCATTAGCCTTCAACGCTTGCGAAATGGAAAAAGCCCCTTCAtccttttttttaacaaaaattaaatcaaaattaaCCCCAAAAAGATAAACTTTTTTATCAGAAGTGTTATTATAGATAACACGTGTCATACCCTAATTTCATTAAACCCTAAATCCAATGACACAAGAGCTTCATTAACCACCTTCAAACTTCGAGCCAGGCTCTTTGCACCCTGCAACCACCCACTCgctattaactttttttttaattataattaaaaaaatgatacaaaattttaataatataaaatataaaatacctCATCACTAAGGCCATTGGCTCGAAGATCTAAAGTGGTGATTGTATTGTTGTATTTTAAAGTATCCGCTATGAACTCTGCACCCTTTGCTCCTATCTGTaatgttttaaattaatttagtcgatttaagattttaaaactcgataaagaaattaaaaaaaaaaaaaaaaaaagttttataaatTACCTTACACCAACCAAGCATCAGAGTTTTTATATTTCCATGAAACTTAAGAACTTCCGACAATGCCCTTGCTCCATCTGGGCCCATGGGATTATACCCAAGTTCAAGCTGTTTTCAATTtgctattattattaaaaaaaaaaactcgaaaagtttataaaaaaattgattttcttaCAGCTGTTATCACAGTATTATCTTTTAAAACTTCTGCTATTGCAGTGATCCCTTTAGCATGTATGTCATTTCCTCcctgaaaatataaatttaatttcaaataattatataaaacaaactTTAAATTTAATAGAATGAGTTTAAGCCATCTACTCACCAGGTCTATGTTTGTTATTGAACGATTCTCCTTCAAAGCATCGGCTATTTTCTCAGCTCCCTGATGCATTTTATATAATAAGATATTAATTATTGTTATGTATTTGAAAgagaaaatattaaaataataatgaaaTAATGAATACCTCGTCTTTAATGTCATTCATGTAGACATTAAGCCACAATAAAGATTTACTTTTTTTCACATATTCAGCAACATGAAATGCACCTTTTGAGGTTATCATATTGTTTCCAATGTCAAGAGCTGTGAGTTTTCCTGCTAATAAAACTATACATGTTAAGttaacaacatatatatatatatatatatatatatatatatatatatatatatatatatatatataattaaatgaaacgtataattatatatattaaataaaataataaataaagaaataaaaaaactaaacctTTATGCAAAGATAATCCAGTTATTAATGCACGAACTCCTTCATCTCCTATCGAGTTCCCATGCAAAAAAAGCTCCTGCatttttatattataataaacaaatttaaGCCAACAAAGTTTTAGTGttagttacaaaaaaaaaaaaataaaggaaaaggaAATGACAAAAGTACCCTTAAAGCTTTGTTACCCTCAAGCCCTTTAGCAAGGGCAGAAGCGCCTAATGCACCACCATAATTTCCACTATGATAATTACAAAAATAATTAGTATTTTCGTGCATTATAAATTtccaaaatatgtataaaatgtatTTGTAAGATGACTCACTTTAGATATAAACTATTCAATGATTTATTTTCAAGAAGTGCTTCAGCAAGACCTGAGAAGCCCTGtcatcaataccaattaaaaaGTAATAAGTatgttattaattttttttaaaataagatgaaaaagaaaaaaaaattacagaATAATCAATCAAATTGTTGTTGAGTTCAAGTGTCCTCAAGGTTGAgttcttctttagcaactcaGCAATGGCCTTTGCTCCCTGCAACATGGAAATACATCAGAGTCTTTCACACAACAATTAACATgttgaaatttaaataataataaaaataataataacataaaatacataaaaagctAACCTCATCACCTATATTAGTACTATTTAGCTGGAGCTTCTGAATACCACTATTATCCACCAGTATATCACATAAAACCTGCATATATAAAAGCACATATAGTATTCAGTAATTATAAACATCCAAAACCTGAAATATTAAACAACTGTTACAAATTAAAATCCAAGAATTAGTTCACCTTAGCTCCTTCATCCCCAATACTATTTCCTGATAAGTTAAGAACCTTTAGAGAAATGTTTGATTGTAAAATACCATCAAAAGCTTTAATTCCTTCTGCAGTTATTCCATTAGCAGCAAAATTTACTTCTTCAGCAACCTGGAAAAGGAAAAAAGCAATGGTTCATTAAGAAAACAGAGCCAAATCGATAAAAAGTCATGACTTAATGGGAAAAGTCTCATTTACTTGAGTTTCTATTCAGGCATTTCAATCTGGATTAAGTCAATAAAAACAGCCATACATATAGTTTGATTCAATATGACAGGTGTTGGATGATGATTTGCTTCCATAGTTCACCCAAAGATCATACAAATCATAACATTTGAGACTTGTATTCAAAAAATTCATTACAACTCACAACCCTTTCACAAGCTACACAGATGCTAATGAATTGCACTCATTATAAAATATCATTGTATAAGAAGCTTGAGATGAATTATGCAGGATAAAAGTAAACATTATCATTAGAATAATCAAACCTGATTATAAGCCAAGCTCTCAGCAAGGAAGAATAGTCCTTCATCTCCAAAGTTGCGACCTGCAAAAGATACATGATTTGAATAGTGGTGCTTTACAAGGAGTGTATAAGAAAATGTATGGAATTTAGCTTCACTCATTGCATCTTTATATGGTGTTATTTTGTTAGTACCTGACATGTCAACAATGCTGAATGACCTAAGTTCTTTGGAGAAATCATTGAGTCGAAGTTTGGATTCCCTTTCGATCTTTGCACCAAAATTAGGTAATAAGTTTGTCCCAGCAGCAAAGGACCATTTCACTCCTTCAGTCGGTTTTTTCTCTTGTACAGGAGCTTTTGATTTCTTAGGCATCATCAGTTTCTCCACTAATTTCCACATAACTGTCAGCTGAAGACATAAATTAGTGATCCATTGAGAAGTTACACAGATCCTGCTTTTGTTTCATTGTTATAGTTAAACTTAATTGTGTTCAAATGCGCAATCAATCTACTCTCGTATGAAATGGATGCAATGCATTCAAAAACGATATAAACAAGAAAACGTAACAGAAATATGTAGCGATTAAAAGCGATACCAAAAGT includes:
- the LOC111888338 gene encoding uncharacterized protein LOC111888338 isoform X2 yields the protein MDCASTLSICSHPKPTANSSFSTGGYVLLRRRLFFSPSLQYVSSGRRRLKFQTFAIKNASASSGRSGRARKVYTESQSEAAPSTSFPVKEIASSVLPVGSFIVVTFVMWKLVEKLMMPKKSKAPVQEKKPTEGVKWSFAAGTNLLPNFGAKIERESKLRLNDFSKELRSFSIVDMSGRNFGDEGLFFLAESLAYNQVAEEVNFAANGITAEGIKAFDGILQSNISLKVLNLSGNSIGDEGAKVLCDILVDNSGIQKLQLNSTNIGDEGAKAIAELLKKNSTLRTLELNNNLIDYSGFSGLAEALLENKSLNSLYLNGNYGGALGASALAKGLEGNKALRELFLHGNSIGDEGVRALITGLSLHKAGKLTALDIGNNMITSKGAFHVAEYVKKSKSLLWLNVYMNDIKDEGAEKIADALKENRSITNIDLGGNDIHAKGITAIAEVLKDNTVITALELGYNPMGPDGARALSEVLKFHGNIKTLMLGWCKIGAKGAEFIADTLKYNNTITTLDLRANGLSDEGAKSLARSLKVVNEALVSLDLGFNEIRDEGAFSISQALKANEDVRLTSLNLASNFLTKLGQSALTDARDHVYEMNEKELSIGF
- the LOC111888338 gene encoding uncharacterized protein LOC111888338 isoform X3 yields the protein MDCASTLSICSHPKPTANSSFSTGGYVLLRRRLFFSPSLQYVSSGRRRLKFQTFAIKNASASSGRSGRARKVYTESQSEAAPSTSFPVKEIASSVLPVGSFIVVTFVMWKLVEKLMMPKKSKAPVQEKKPTEGVKWSFAAGTNLLPNFGAKIERESKLRLNDFSKELRSFSIVDMSGRNFGDEGLFFLAESLAYNQVAEEVNFAANGITAEGIKAFDGILQSNISLKVLNLSGNSIGDEGAKVLCDILVDNSGIQKLQLNSTNIGDEGAKAIAELLKKNSTLRTLELNNNLIDYSGFSGLAEALLENKSLNSLYLNGNYGGALGASALAKGLEGNKALRELFLHGNSIGDEGVRALITGLSLHKGKLTALDIGNNMITSKGAFHVAEYVKKSKSLLWLNVYMNDIKDEGAEKIADALKENRSITNIDLGGNDIHAKGITAIAEVLKDNTVITALELGYNPMGPDGARALSEVLKFHGNIKTLMLGWCKIGAKGAEFIADTLKYNNTITTLDLRANGLSDEGAKSLARSLKVVNEALVSLDLGFNEIRDEGAFSISQALKANEDVRLTSLNLASNFLTKLGQSALTDARDHVYEMNEKELSIGF
- the LOC111888338 gene encoding uncharacterized protein LOC111888338 isoform X1 encodes the protein MDCASTLSICSHPKPTANSSFSTGGYVLLRRRLFFSPSLQYVSSGRRRLKFQTFAIKNASASSGRSGRARKVYTESQSEAAPSTSFPVKEIASSVLPVGSFIVVTFVMWKLVEKLMMPKKSKAPVQEKKPTEGVKWSFAAGTNLLPNFGAKIERESKLRLNDFSKELRSFSIVDMSGRNFGDEGLFFLAESLAYNQVAEEVNFAANGITAEGIKAFDGILQSNISLKVLNLSGNSIGDEGAKVLCDILVDNSGIQKLQLNSTNIGDEGAKAIAELLKKNSTLRTLELNNNLIDYSGFSGLAEALLENKSLNSLYLNGNYGGALGASALAKGLEGNKALRELFLHGNSIGDEGVRALITGLSLHKVLLAGKLTALDIGNNMITSKGAFHVAEYVKKSKSLLWLNVYMNDIKDEGAEKIADALKENRSITNIDLGGNDIHAKGITAIAEVLKDNTVITALELGYNPMGPDGARALSEVLKFHGNIKTLMLGWCKIGAKGAEFIADTLKYNNTITTLDLRANGLSDEGAKSLARSLKVVNEALVSLDLGFNEIRDEGAFSISQALKANEDVRLTSLNLASNFLTKLGQSALTDARDHVYEMNEKELSIGF
- the LOC111888338 gene encoding uncharacterized protein LOC111888338 isoform X4; the protein is MWKLVEKLMMPKKSKAPVQEKKPTEGVKWSFAAGTNLLPNFGAKIERESKLRLNDFSKELRSFSIVDMSGRNFGDEGLFFLAESLAYNQVAEEVNFAANGITAEGIKAFDGILQSNISLKVLNLSGNSIGDEGAKVLCDILVDNSGIQKLQLNSTNIGDEGAKAIAELLKKNSTLRTLELNNNLIDYSGFSGLAEALLENKSLNSLYLNGNYGGALGASALAKGLEGNKALRELFLHGNSIGDEGVRALITGLSLHKVLLAGKLTALDIGNNMITSKGAFHVAEYVKKSKSLLWLNVYMNDIKDEGAEKIADALKENRSITNIDLGGNDIHAKGITAIAEVLKDNTVITALELGYNPMGPDGARALSEVLKFHGNIKTLMLGWCKIGAKGAEFIADTLKYNNTITTLDLRANGLSDEGAKSLARSLKVVNEALVSLDLGFNEIRDEGAFSISQALKANEDVRLTSLNLASNFLTKLGQSALTDARDHVYEMNEKELSIGF